One stretch of uncultured Desulfovibrio sp. DNA includes these proteins:
- a CDS encoding zinc-ribbon and DUF3426 domain-containing protein produces the protein MEIKCPNCSSRFSLPDQLAKPGVKLRCSVCKTVFTYEPEVPLAEQGPLPEMPIKKKLPLVKLALIFVLVLACAGGGWYYYSLKNAAKQPNEQEIAKQVELLTMRNVRQYYVDNEKVGKVFVVEGRVVNEFPQPKELITIEAAIYDKDKKPLAVKKQLGGVQLSLFQLQVLSEKEMESFLNNKVEILTNNTNVPRGGEVPFMVLFYAPPDGVAEFGVRIIDARDVSEQGGSGTGATAEQPK, from the coding sequence ATGGAAATAAAGTGTCCCAATTGCAGTAGCCGCTTCAGTTTGCCGGATCAGCTTGCCAAGCCGGGCGTCAAGCTGCGTTGCTCGGTCTGCAAGACGGTTTTCACCTACGAGCCGGAAGTTCCCTTGGCCGAACAGGGGCCGCTGCCGGAAATGCCCATCAAAAAGAAGCTGCCACTGGTCAAACTGGCGCTGATTTTTGTGCTGGTGCTGGCCTGTGCAGGCGGCGGCTGGTATTATTATTCGCTCAAGAATGCTGCCAAGCAGCCCAATGAGCAGGAAATTGCCAAGCAGGTTGAACTGCTGACCATGCGCAACGTGCGGCAGTATTATGTTGATAATGAAAAGGTGGGCAAGGTTTTTGTGGTAGAGGGCAGGGTGGTTAACGAGTTTCCGCAGCCAAAGGAACTCATTACCATTGAAGCCGCCATCTACGATAAAGACAAGAAACCCCTGGCTGTCAAAAAACAGCTCGGTGGCGTGCAGCTTTCACTTTTTCAGCTCCAGGTGCTGAGTGAGAAAGAAATGGAATCCTTCCTCAACAACAAGGTTGAGATTCTCACCAACAATACCAATGTACCGCGCGGCGGCGAAGTGCCGTTTATGGTGCTGTTTTACGCGCCGCCCGATGGCGTGGCCGAGTTTGGCGTGAGGATCATTGACGCCAGGGATGTATCTGAGCAGGGCGGCTCCGGTACGGGCGCCACTGCCGAACAGCCCAAATAG
- a CDS encoding amino acid permease gives MKNRHVQLIALGGAIGTGLFLGSAGTIQMAGPAVLISYSLGGFIAFMIMRQLGEMMAQEPVAGSFSNLAHKYWGDFPGLLSGWNYWILYVLVGMSELSAVAVYVQYWFPSIQPWQTTAFFFLLITGVNLCHVSLFGEMEFWFASIKIVAIVSMILLGSFLLFSGHAGPDAAVSNLWTHGGFLPHGWEGVFTALAVVAFSFGGLELVGIAAAETDNPRVTIPKAVNQIIYRILIFYIGALLVLLTLHPWSQLGAPVDKSHWAQAMVASPFVQIFDLIGIPFAAHVLNFVVLTAALSVYNGCVYCNSRMLFGLALQGNAPKAFGTVSARGVPVYALLISSLATLICVIINYAMPGKALGLLMSLVVAALVINWAMISLTHLKFRAAMVRAGEVIYFKSLWHPFTNYLCLLVMAMVLTVLVIIGESLAVMLAPIWIAFVWLGYKLKKQSKHLPPSMSK, from the coding sequence TTGAAAAACAGGCATGTACAGCTCATTGCCCTGGGCGGAGCCATTGGCACGGGCTTGTTCCTTGGTTCGGCCGGCACCATCCAGATGGCTGGCCCAGCTGTTCTGATCAGCTACTCGCTTGGCGGCTTCATTGCCTTCATGATCATGCGCCAGCTTGGCGAAATGATGGCGCAAGAACCCGTTGCCGGATCTTTCAGCAACCTTGCCCATAAGTACTGGGGTGATTTTCCCGGTCTGCTCTCTGGCTGGAACTACTGGATTCTGTATGTTCTGGTGGGCATGTCCGAGCTGTCGGCTGTTGCCGTATACGTGCAATACTGGTTTCCCAGCATCCAGCCATGGCAGACCACGGCCTTTTTCTTCCTGCTGATCACTGGCGTAAACCTTTGCCATGTGAGCCTTTTTGGCGAAATGGAATTCTGGTTTGCCTCCATCAAGATTGTGGCCATTGTGTCCATGATTCTGCTGGGGTCTTTTTTGTTGTTCAGCGGTCACGCTGGCCCTGACGCGGCGGTGAGCAACCTGTGGACCCACGGCGGCTTTTTGCCGCATGGCTGGGAAGGCGTGTTTACCGCACTGGCGGTTGTGGCCTTTTCGTTCGGCGGGCTGGAACTTGTGGGCATTGCCGCTGCGGAAACCGACAACCCGCGTGTGACCATCCCCAAGGCTGTGAACCAGATCATCTACCGCATTCTTATTTTTTACATCGGCGCGCTGCTTGTGCTGCTGACCCTGCACCCCTGGAGCCAGCTTGGCGCACCCGTGGACAAAAGCCACTGGGCCCAGGCTATGGTAGCCAGCCCCTTTGTGCAGATTTTTGACCTCATCGGTATTCCTTTTGCTGCGCATGTGCTGAACTTTGTGGTGCTCACGGCGGCCCTTTCCGTCTACAATGGCTGCGTTTACTGCAACAGCCGCATGCTGTTTGGTCTGGCGCTGCAGGGCAACGCCCCCAAGGCCTTCGGTACGGTCAGCGCTCGCGGCGTGCCTGTGTATGCCCTGCTGATTTCGTCTCTTGCCACGCTGATCTGCGTCATCATCAACTACGCCATGCCCGGCAAGGCCCTTGGCCTGCTCATGTCGCTTGTTGTGGCCGCTCTGGTCATCAACTGGGCCATGATCAGCCTGACGCACCTCAAGTTCCGCGCTGCCATGGTTCGGGCTGGCGAAGTTATTTATTTCAAGTCCCTTTGGCATCCTTTCACCAACTACCTGTGCCTGCTGGTCATGGCCATGGTGCTCACAGTGCTTGTGATCATTGGTGAAAGCCTTGCGGTAATGCTTGCCCCCATCTGGATTGCCTTTGTGTGGCTGGGCTACAAGCTGAAAAAGCAGAGCAAACATCTGCCGCCCAGCATGAGTAAATAA
- a CDS encoding TIGR03960 family B12-binding radical SAM protein, producing MRPLLPLLPKPSRYAGIEDNACRKNPEDVRLRVALAFPDTYDVGMSYLGQKILYNIVNSEPRWWAERVMAPEKEAADILRAHNTPLATLESDTPLGSMHCLSFSITHELCYTNVLYMLDLAGIPLRTADRPQSLTQCPLVIAGGGALLSAEPLTPFVDIMVLGDGEESLPDVLRMLEKALDLGWTRDEMLLQSRTIPGVYVPSLFQQEFDAAGAPVFPLKPLRDDYQRPTRRIVADLNNAAYPTRQVVPVGAVHNRLSLEIARGCTRGCRFCHAGMVYRPVRERSLDNINELLTKCLNETGFDEISFLSLSTGDFSALKTLSFGVLDRCAREQISLSLPSLRVGSIDDEIIERMADLRRTGVTLAPEAGSQRLRDVINKGVTEEGLLLHAQKLVEHGWRLVKLYFMIGLPTETDEDLSAIADICRKVRDAAGRGNPRLQVTAALSPFVPKPFTPFQWVPQIGQDEIQRRVNLVRTQFKGQKFLKLRWHEPAMSHLEGVLSRADRRMADVVEKAYRKGAVFTSWMEHFSLPPWLEALEECGISAQECTGPREPGAALPWSHLEAGISEEFLLRERERALTEKITDDCRYGACRQCGACDTKAGPSRMQHASAPADSDEPDQPLHRNRLILPQRDQMAHAPTLDEEGRLVCRPQTSRPPKITAELTVKAAQYRLWHSKAGGSAYLSQLELQAVLDRALRRAAMPLAFSQGFHPMPLLSFGRALPVGVESQAEWFALTLHKNLPPEEVAARLAPLLPPGMTVLRVEPVEKSRRTEQAVAEAFTLRMPTQEETAAAARCFAEFAELPERMFTRDTKKGPRTADIRLMLRDWSTETNATGQVEAVTFVADWSNGYLSPMVFCMAVLDTLGTPETLRQRIGLLKTAQIFADGQSYPE from the coding sequence ATGCGCCCACTGCTGCCCCTATTGCCCAAACCCAGCCGCTATGCGGGCATTGAGGACAACGCCTGCCGTAAGAACCCCGAAGACGTACGCCTGCGCGTGGCCTTGGCCTTTCCCGATACCTATGATGTGGGCATGTCCTACCTTGGGCAAAAAATTCTTTACAATATCGTCAACAGCGAACCGCGCTGGTGGGCAGAACGCGTCATGGCTCCTGAAAAGGAAGCCGCAGATATCCTGCGCGCACACAACACGCCTCTGGCCACGCTGGAATCAGATACGCCCCTGGGCAGCATGCACTGCCTGAGCTTTTCCATCACGCACGAGCTCTGCTACACAAATGTGCTCTACATGCTCGATCTGGCGGGCATTCCGCTGCGCACGGCAGACAGGCCGCAAAGCCTCACCCAATGCCCCCTGGTTATTGCTGGCGGCGGCGCGCTGCTGAGCGCGGAACCGCTGACCCCCTTTGTGGACATTATGGTGCTCGGCGATGGCGAGGAAAGCCTCCCGGACGTGCTGCGCATGCTCGAAAAAGCTCTGGATCTGGGCTGGACGCGCGATGAAATGCTGCTGCAATCGCGCACCATTCCCGGCGTATACGTGCCGTCCCTTTTTCAGCAGGAATTTGACGCCGCAGGCGCTCCCGTGTTCCCGCTCAAGCCCCTGCGTGACGACTACCAGCGCCCCACCCGGCGCATTGTGGCCGATCTCAACAATGCGGCCTACCCCACGCGGCAGGTTGTGCCTGTGGGCGCGGTGCACAATCGCCTCTCGCTCGAAATCGCGCGCGGCTGCACACGCGGCTGCCGTTTTTGCCATGCGGGCATGGTTTACCGCCCTGTGCGCGAACGCTCGCTCGACAATATCAATGAACTCCTGACCAAATGCCTGAACGAAACGGGCTTTGACGAAATTTCCTTCCTTTCTCTGAGCACGGGCGACTTTTCCGCCTTGAAAACCCTGAGCTTCGGCGTGCTTGACCGCTGCGCCCGCGAACAGATCAGCCTCTCCCTGCCCTCGCTGCGCGTTGGCTCCATTGATGACGAAATCATTGAGCGCATGGCCGATCTGCGCCGCACGGGCGTGACTCTCGCCCCCGAGGCTGGCAGCCAGCGTCTGCGCGATGTCATCAACAAAGGCGTTACCGAAGAAGGCCTGCTGCTGCACGCGCAGAAGCTGGTCGAACACGGCTGGCGGCTTGTAAAGCTCTATTTCATGATCGGCCTGCCTACAGAAACGGATGAAGACCTGTCGGCCATTGCGGATATCTGCCGTAAGGTGCGCGATGCCGCAGGTCGCGGCAACCCCCGCTTACAGGTGACAGCCGCTCTTTCGCCCTTTGTTCCCAAGCCCTTCACGCCCTTCCAGTGGGTGCCGCAGATCGGGCAGGATGAAATCCAGCGCCGCGTCAATCTGGTGCGGACGCAGTTCAAGGGACAAAAATTCCTCAAGCTGCGTTGGCACGAACCCGCCATGAGCCACCTTGAGGGTGTCTTGTCGCGCGCAGACCGCCGCATGGCCGATGTGGTGGAAAAGGCCTATCGCAAGGGTGCGGTGTTTACGAGCTGGATGGAACATTTTTCTTTGCCGCCCTGGCTTGAAGCCCTTGAAGAGTGCGGCATCAGCGCGCAGGAATGCACCGGCCCGCGCGAACCCGGCGCGGCCCTGCCCTGGAGCCACCTTGAAGCTGGCATCTCCGAGGAATTTCTGCTGCGTGAACGCGAACGCGCCCTGACGGAAAAAATTACCGATGATTGCCGCTACGGCGCTTGCCGCCAGTGCGGCGCCTGCGACACCAAGGCTGGCCCTTCGCGCATGCAACACGCATCCGCCCCGGCAGACTCGGACGAACCCGACCAGCCCCTGCACCGCAACAGGCTTATTTTGCCGCAGCGCGACCAGATGGCCCACGCGCCCACTCTGGACGAGGAAGGCCGCCTTGTATGCCGCCCGCAAACCAGCCGCCCGCCCAAGATCACGGCGGAGCTGACCGTCAAGGCGGCCCAGTACCGCCTGTGGCACAGCAAGGCTGGGGGCAGCGCATATTTGAGCCAGCTTGAATTGCAGGCCGTGCTTGACCGCGCTCTGCGCAGGGCTGCCATGCCCCTGGCATTTTCGCAGGGTTTTCACCCCATGCCGCTGCTCTCCTTTGGCCGTGCGCTGCCTGTGGGCGTGGAAAGCCAGGCGGAGTGGTTTGCCCTTACCCTGCACAAAAATTTGCCGCCGGAAGAAGTAGCCGCGCGCCTGGCCCCCCTGCTGCCCCCCGGCATGACCGTACTGCGGGTGGAGCCTGTGGAGAAAAGCCGCCGCACAGAACAGGCCGTTGCCGAGGCCTTTACCCTGCGCATGCCCACTCAGGAAGAAACCGCGGCTGCGGCTCGCTGTTTTGCCGAATTTGCAGAGCTGCCCGAGCGCATGTTCACGCGTGATACCAAGAAGGGCCCGCGCACAGCAGATATCCGACTGATGTTGCGCGACTGGTCCACAGAGACCAATGCAACGGGCCAGGTGGAGGCCGTGACATTTGTGGCAGACTGGAGTAACGGTTATTTGTCACCTATGGTTTTCTGCATGGCAGTGCTAGACACCCTGGGAACACCCGAAACTCTGCGCCAGCGCATAGGCTTGCTTAAAACAGCGCAGATATTTGCGGACGGTCAATCCTATCCAGAGTAA
- a CDS encoding chemotaxis protein CheW, whose protein sequence is MDLSQKKQEDELLQLVTFSIGEEEFGVNILKVQEIIRTMEITKVPRAPEFVEGVINLRGKVIPIIDLRRRFGLAPKGHDKNTRIIVIEINNIIVGFVVDAVSEVLRIPASTVEPPPPVVAGVDSDYISGVGKLQDRLLIMLDLDKLLSGDDLEMLTSV, encoded by the coding sequence ATGGATCTGAGTCAAAAAAAACAGGAAGACGAACTTCTGCAACTGGTGACGTTCAGCATCGGTGAAGAAGAGTTCGGGGTGAACATCCTGAAAGTTCAGGAGATCATCCGCACCATGGAAATCACCAAGGTGCCCCGCGCTCCGGAATTTGTGGAAGGCGTCATCAATCTGCGCGGCAAGGTGATCCCCATCATTGACCTGCGTCGGCGTTTTGGTCTTGCACCCAAGGGGCATGACAAAAACACGCGGATTATCGTCATTGAAATCAACAACATCATCGTGGGCTTTGTTGTCGATGCCGTCTCCGAGGTATTGCGCATACCCGCGAGCACGGTGGAACCGCCGCCACCGGTTGTTGCCGGGGTGGACTCGGACTACATCAGCGGCGTGGGCAAGTTGCAGGATCGCCTGCTTATCATGCTTGACCTTGATAAGCTGCTTTCTGGCGACGACCTGGAGATGTTGACGTCCGTGTAG
- a CDS encoding amino acid ABC transporter ATP-binding protein, whose protein sequence is MIILENVSKWYGDFNVLSHCSTRIHKGEVVVVCGPSGSGKSTLIKTVNGLEPVQSGKIFVNNTEVTSKKTNLAQLRSHVGMVFQHFELFPHLNIIHNLVLAQEKVLKRNREESMEKAHMLLKRVGLEQQTEKYPSQLSGGQQQRVAIARALCMDPVAMLFDEPTSALDPEMINEVLDVMVELAYEGMTMMVVTHEMGFARKVANRVLFMENGQILEDSPKDKFFDNPATQRAKDFLANIIPH, encoded by the coding sequence ATGATCATTCTGGAAAACGTATCCAAGTGGTACGGTGACTTCAATGTGCTGAGCCACTGTAGCACGCGCATACACAAAGGCGAGGTTGTTGTGGTATGCGGGCCTTCCGGTTCGGGAAAATCCACGCTGATCAAAACCGTGAACGGCCTTGAACCCGTGCAGTCTGGCAAAATTTTTGTGAACAACACAGAAGTGACCAGCAAAAAGACCAACCTGGCCCAGCTCCGCAGCCACGTTGGCATGGTTTTTCAGCATTTTGAGCTTTTTCCGCACCTGAACATCATCCATAACCTTGTTCTGGCTCAGGAAAAAGTGCTCAAGCGCAACCGCGAAGAATCTATGGAAAAGGCCCACATGCTGCTCAAGCGGGTCGGCCTTGAACAGCAGACGGAAAAGTATCCCTCACAGCTTTCGGGCGGGCAGCAGCAACGCGTTGCCATTGCCCGTGCCCTGTGCATGGATCCCGTGGCCATGCTTTTTGACGAGCCGACCTCCGCACTTGACCCGGAAATGATTAACGAAGTGCTGGATGTCATGGTTGAACTGGCCTACGAAGGCATGACCATGATGGTCGTTACCCACGAAATGGGCTTTGCCCGCAAGGTCGCCAACCGGGTTCTCTTTATGGAAAACGGCCAGATTCTTGAAGACTCCCCCAAGGACAAGTTCTTCGACAATCCGGCAACCCAGCGCGCCAAGGACTTTTTGGCCAACATCATTCCGCACTAA
- the rnc gene encoding ribonuclease III, with amino-acid sequence MQNFDAPINTDPAAAAKVLEPVLGYVFTKPALLDLALTHSSWANECGTGQNHNERLEFLGDAVLELCVSAQLFRRFPDAREGELTKMRAHLVSTVSLAERARKIGLVALLKLGRGEESQGGRNRDGVLSDALEAVLAAVYEDGGFAAAQGVVARLFADRWPTAASKTMPKDYKTRLQEASQQRFGEAPLYTRMGSQGPEHAKIFEIALRLPDGTEFAATGSSCKKAEQNAAQQALDVLESTAIPKKN; translated from the coding sequence ATGCAGAATTTTGACGCACCCATCAATACAGACCCCGCAGCAGCGGCCAAAGTGCTGGAACCCGTGCTCGGGTATGTCTTTACAAAGCCCGCGCTGCTGGATCTTGCCCTGACGCACAGCTCGTGGGCCAATGAATGCGGCACAGGGCAAAACCATAATGAACGTCTTGAATTTTTAGGCGATGCCGTGCTTGAACTGTGTGTCTCTGCCCAGTTATTCAGGCGGTTTCCCGATGCGCGCGAAGGCGAGCTGACCAAGATGCGGGCGCATCTGGTGAGCACCGTAAGCCTTGCGGAGCGGGCACGGAAGATTGGGCTTGTTGCCTTGCTGAAACTGGGACGGGGAGAAGAAAGCCAGGGAGGGCGCAATCGTGATGGCGTGTTGAGCGATGCGCTGGAGGCCGTGCTTGCTGCCGTGTATGAGGACGGCGGTTTTGCTGCCGCCCAGGGCGTGGTAGCGCGGCTTTTTGCCGACCGCTGGCCCACGGCTGCAAGCAAGACCATGCCCAAGGACTATAAGACCCGGCTTCAGGAAGCTTCGCAACAGCGCTTTGGCGAAGCGCCGCTCTACACCCGCATGGGCAGCCAAGGGCCGGAGCATGCCAAAATTTTTGAGATAGCCTTGCGGCTGCCAGATGGAACCGAATTTGCCGCCACTGGCAGCAGCTGCAAAAAGGCGGAACAAAATGCCGCCCAGCAGGCGCTTGACGTTCTTGAATCTACTGCAATACCAAAAAAGAACTGA
- a CDS encoding flagellin, with amino-acid sequence MSLVINHNMMADNTARNLNAHYSALGKSMQRLSSGLRVNSAADDAAGLAIRELQRADITTLHQGARNANDAISMIQTADGALGIIDEKLTRMKELAEQAATGTYDSTQRLMIESEYQAMASEITRIANATDFNGIHLLNGTLSSDTHDGSGMTASGKLKVHFGTGNDSAEDYYYITIGSTTASALGVGNQAYDTATNTLRAGGTVSTQQAAQQSLEAITKAIVSKDKIRAHLGAVQNRLENTITNLNTQAENLQAAESRISDVDVATEMTSFVRNQILTQSAVAMLSQANSLPQMAMKLIGG; translated from the coding sequence ATGTCTTTGGTCATTAACCATAATATGATGGCCGACAACACGGCCAGAAATTTAAATGCGCATTACTCGGCACTGGGAAAATCCATGCAGCGCTTGTCGTCTGGTCTTCGCGTCAACAGCGCCGCTGATGATGCCGCAGGTCTGGCAATTCGAGAACTGCAACGCGCCGACATAACCACCCTGCATCAGGGCGCGCGTAACGCGAACGACGCTATTTCCATGATCCAGACCGCTGACGGCGCGCTTGGCATCATCGATGAAAAGCTCACGCGCATGAAGGAACTGGCGGAACAGGCGGCCACCGGTACCTATGATTCCACGCAGCGCCTGATGATCGAGTCCGAGTACCAGGCAATGGCTTCGGAAATTACCCGTATCGCCAACGCCACCGATTTCAACGGTATCCACCTGTTGAACGGCACATTGTCCTCTGACACGCACGATGGCAGCGGCATGACGGCTTCCGGCAAGCTGAAGGTTCACTTTGGCACCGGCAACGATTCTGCCGAAGACTATTACTATATCACCATCGGTAGCACCACTGCATCTGCCCTTGGTGTTGGCAATCAGGCCTATGATACCGCCACCAACACATTGCGCGCGGGCGGCACGGTTTCCACGCAGCAGGCCGCGCAGCAGTCGCTTGAGGCCATCACGAAGGCCATTGTGTCCAAGGATAAAATCCGCGCGCACCTTGGCGCGGTGCAGAACCGTCTGGAAAATACGATTACCAACCTGAATACTCAGGCTGAAAATCTCCAGGCTGCTGAATCCCGTATTTCCGACGTGGACGTGGCAACAGAAATGACGTCCTTTGTCCGCAACCAGATTCTCACCCAGTCTGCGGTGGCCATGTTGTCGCAGGCCAACTCCTTGCCGCAGATGGCCATGAAGCTTATCGGCGGTTAG
- a CDS encoding GDSL-type esterase/lipase family protein encodes MPHTTPAWFFFGDSLTQGVNDCLMPGGWVSRLAVLAHKTGLCPIPRSTFYNLGARRHGTADIAARWRQELENRLIPGMKPHLVFCVGVVDMAAPGGGQPADPALTAALLHPVLEEAAATAPTLVISPPPVAAAEANARIAQLCKLQQRLCNQRGIPFAQVHELLITNSVYMDDLSDGLHPGSQGCSQMAQTLLAQQCVSEFMRAAQ; translated from the coding sequence ATGCCGCATACGACACCTGCCTGGTTCTTTTTTGGCGATTCGCTGACGCAAGGCGTTAACGATTGCCTCATGCCGGGCGGGTGGGTAAGCAGGCTGGCGGTGCTTGCGCACAAAACAGGCCTTTGCCCCATACCACGCTCCACCTTTTATAATCTTGGCGCGAGGCGGCACGGCACGGCTGACATTGCCGCCCGCTGGCGGCAGGAGCTGGAAAACAGGCTGATACCCGGCATGAAGCCGCACCTTGTTTTTTGTGTGGGCGTGGTGGATATGGCTGCCCCAGGCGGCGGTCAGCCAGCAGACCCGGCATTGACGGCAGCGCTGCTGCACCCCGTGCTGGAAGAAGCGGCAGCAACCGCCCCCACACTGGTGATCAGCCCGCCACCCGTTGCGGCTGCGGAAGCGAACGCCCGCATCGCGCAGCTGTGCAAGCTGCAGCAAAGGCTGTGCAACCAGCGCGGCATTCCGTTTGCGCAGGTGCATGAGCTTTTGATAACTAATTCCGTCTATATGGACGATCTGAGCGATGGGCTGCACCCCGGATCACAGGGTTGCTCCCAGATGGCGCAAACGCTGCTGGCGCAGCAATGCGTAAGTGAATTCATGCGCGCCGCGCAGTAG
- a CDS encoding cytochrome c biogenesis protein CcdA, whose product MKYDKLAVASTMPLAPAWRALCAGLVVLCAAVFMSFGARAEDLQPRLETARDGQNLIAALHIVIPAEFHAYGHEPGEAGRPTTVAFSVAGGRALPVYYPDGAVQRDYYDPAATVNVYEGNVTFYIPLPSDAAGKPFVADLSMLLCSSRKCMPVNEQVTGMVARESAPLSGMPWRIQWQELQHRAPAAPPATPAEEDGNDDAAGDTWAREPAQATNGALADESIEKLPPPDGFDVRLSPRFLDDSMEISGLGKALLFGILAGLLLNAMPCVLPVLTFKVSGLLMVGGRDAAGLKRFRQHNLCFAAGVMTLFSALALVLGLADLMWGQLYQNQAVLMVMLLVVFLMGLSTLGVFSLPVIDLKTGANSKNPCLQAYFTGLVSTFLATPCSGPLLGGVLGWAFTQPLIIVVVVFWAVGLGMALPYILFCLWPDLARILPKPGAWMHVFERIVGFMLMGTALYLLSVLPVERHMQVLTVLLVLSLCAWLWGQYCGITAPPLRRKIMGVLGVGLLVASVFWVLRPVAPLPHWRQFTPEAFEANLGKKPMLLEFTANWCPNCKFMEATVLTDERMRKLQARYGMELVRVDLTNANAYAVRLLDALGSKSIPLTAIFPAGDEAGQPLVLRDVYSARTLEQALNETYEK is encoded by the coding sequence TTGAAATATGACAAACTGGCCGTAGCTTCCACCATGCCGCTTGCCCCGGCCTGGCGAGCGCTGTGCGCAGGCCTCGTAGTGCTGTGCGCCGCTGTTTTTATGAGTTTTGGGGCGCGGGCCGAGGATCTGCAACCAAGGCTTGAAACTGCCCGCGACGGGCAAAACCTGATTGCTGCGCTGCATATTGTTATCCCTGCGGAATTTCACGCCTACGGGCACGAACCGGGCGAGGCGGGCAGACCCACCACTGTGGCTTTTTCTGTAGCAGGGGGCCGGGCCTTGCCCGTGTATTACCCCGATGGAGCAGTTCAGCGGGATTATTACGATCCAGCGGCCACTGTGAACGTGTACGAAGGCAACGTGACATTTTACATCCCCTTGCCGTCCGATGCCGCAGGAAAGCCCTTTGTGGCTGATTTGAGCATGCTGTTATGCTCCAGCCGCAAGTGCATGCCCGTCAATGAACAAGTGACGGGCATGGTTGCGCGCGAATCAGCGCCCCTCAGCGGCATGCCCTGGCGCATACAGTGGCAGGAATTGCAGCATCGCGCGCCTGCGGCGCCGCCAGCAACCCCGGCGGAGGAGGACGGCAACGATGATGCGGCGGGCGATACGTGGGCCAGAGAGCCAGCGCAGGCCACCAACGGAGCATTGGCTGATGAAAGCATTGAAAAGCTGCCGCCGCCGGATGGTTTTGACGTGCGTCTTTCTCCGCGTTTTCTTGATGATTCCATGGAAATTTCCGGCCTGGGCAAGGCCCTGCTGTTTGGCATACTCGCGGGCCTGCTGCTCAACGCCATGCCCTGCGTGCTGCCAGTGCTTACCTTCAAGGTCAGCGGACTGCTCATGGTTGGCGGGCGTGATGCCGCAGGGCTCAAGCGTTTTCGGCAGCACAACCTCTGCTTTGCAGCTGGGGTCATGACGCTGTTCAGCGCGCTGGCCCTTGTGCTGGGGCTTGCAGACCTCATGTGGGGGCAGCTTTATCAAAATCAGGCTGTGCTCATGGTCATGCTGCTGGTGGTCTTTCTGATGGGGCTGTCCACCCTTGGCGTGTTCAGCCTGCCGGTTATTGACCTCAAGACCGGGGCCAACAGCAAAAATCCCTGCTTGCAGGCATATTTTACAGGCCTTGTTTCGACATTTCTGGCTACGCCTTGCAGCGGCCCACTGCTGGGCGGCGTACTGGGCTGGGCTTTTACCCAGCCGCTCATCATTGTTGTTGTGGTCTTTTGGGCTGTGGGGCTGGGCATGGCCCTGCCGTACATCCTGTTTTGCCTCTGGCCCGATCTGGCGCGAATTTTGCCAAAACCCGGGGCATGGATGCACGTATTTGAGCGCATAGTGGGCTTTATGCTCATGGGCACAGCCCTTTACCTGCTTTCTGTGCTGCCTGTTGAGCGGCACATGCAGGTGCTCACCGTGTTGCTGGTGCTTTCGCTCTGTGCCTGGCTGTGGGGGCAGTATTGCGGCATAACCGCGCCGCCCCTGAGACGCAAGATCATGGGCGTGCTGGGCGTGGGGCTGCTGGTGGCGTCTGTTTTCTGGGTGCTGCGCCCTGTTGCGCCCCTGCCGCACTGGCGGCAATTCACGCCGGAGGCTTTTGAGGCCAACCTTGGCAAAAAGCCCATGCTGCTTGAATTTACCGCCAACTGGTGCCCCAACTGCAAATTTATGGAAGCCACAGTGCTGACGGACGAGCGCATGCGCAAGCTTCAGGCCCGGTACGGCATGGAACTCGTACGCGTGGATCTGACCAACGCCAATGCCTATGCGGTGCGCCTGCTGGACGCTCTGGGCAGCAAAAGTATTCCGCTCACAGCCATTTTCCCCGCCGGGGACGAGGCCGGGCAGCCGCTTGTGTTGCGCGATGTGTATAGCGCCCGGACACTTGAGCAGGCCCTGAACGAAACTTATGAAAAATAA